In the genome of Mucilaginibacter sp. 14171R-50, the window ATGGATGGTTTTATGTTCAGGCAAAAGCTGATAGCCATGCCAGCGTATAAGGATATCCCTTTTATGTTCCTAACATCCGAGGTTGATAACGATCTGATGCTGGAAGGTATTAACCTGGAGGCAGTAGATTATATTTTGAAGGATACCCCGCTGCCGGTGGTGGTATCAAAAATAAACAACTTTTTAAATAGCGTGCGGGAGGAACATGAACGCACGCTGAAAGAGCTAAGCGTTGCGGCCATGGCGCTAAACCTGCATTCGGTGCCGCAAACGCTGCCGGCTGTAAACGGTTTCGAAATTGATTTTTGGCATAAATCTTTCCAGAACTACCCCGGTGGCGATTTTATTGATTTTATTACGATTGATGAGCGGCATACCTTTGTGGTTTTAGGCGATGTAATGGGGAAGAAGTGGGGCGCATGGTATTTTTCGTTCGGCTTTTTAAGTTATATACGTGCCGCAGTGCGCATCTGCATATCCGAGGGCAATTTCTCTACAAAAAGTATCCTGCAGAAAATTAACGCGGTGGTGTATCACGATCCGGTAGTGAACGATGTACTGTCGAGCTTGTCGCTTATTATGATCGATACCGCTGCCTCGGCCATAACCTACTCGGGCGCGGGCGACCTGCCCTTGCTTTATTTTAACCACGCCGATGGCAGCCTAACACAGATACGGTCGGGCGGGATGTTGCTTGGCCTGATGCCCGATGGGGATTTTGACGAGGTGACGCTAAAACTTACCAACGGCGACAGACTGTTTGCATTTACAGATGGGATTATTGATTTTGAGACGGAAAAAGGAAAAAAAACCGATTACGAGACCTTTACCACGGCCGTAACACCCTTCCTGACCCAGTCTTTTGCCAGTTTTAAACAAAGCGGGTTTTTAAAAGAAAAGGCAACTGCACATATTGATGATTGCAGCTTAATTTATTTACAAAAAACAAGTTCATGATATTAAGAACCAACACGCAAAATAATGCTTTGATAGCTGATATACAGGTAAAGGAAGCAAACCTTACCGTATCTGACAGTTTTAAAGACGAGATGACAAAGCTGATTGACCACGGAAACAAATACATTATTGTAAATTTTGAGCAGGTGATATATGTAGACAGTTCGTTTCTGGGTGCGCTGGTTTCATCGCTTAAATATGCCATAGCCAACAAGGCAGAAATAGTGGTGGCCGGGTTGAATAAAGATGTAGCGGGTTTGTTTCAGTTGATCAGGCTTGATAAGGCATTTATGATATATGGTTCGGTAGCAGATGCCGCTGAGCGTAAAAGCTAATATTATGCACGATGCCAGCTTAAAAAAGTTTGCGTTCAATAACCTTGCCGAGAGCCTTTATCCATCGATGATCGATATCATCGACCATATTACCAACACAGGTAAGGTAAGCGATAGTACGGTATCTAAATTAAAGTTAGTGTTAGTTGAAATGCTTACCAACTCGTTAAAACACTCGGGCGGGGGCGAAACTATTATTGAAGTTGCTGTAACCGGCGCGCAGATAGCCATTAAAAAAATTGATACCGGTAACGGGCTTACCATTAGCAGTAACCAAAATTTGATGGTATGGCCCTTGCCGGGCAAGCATCACGGCAATAAGGTTATTACGGTTTATACCGATGCCAGTGCCATTTTGAACGCCAGGTTAACAAACAATTGCAGGCTTCAGTTTTTTATAGAAGAGGTAACGGAAACAGGTCCGCTTGATATTAATACCCTGACAGAACATTTTGGGCTGATGATAATTACCCGTGCATGCGATACATTTACTTATGAATTTGATATTGATACGTGTACAAATAACTTTACCGCGATAATAAATAAGATGTAAAGCAGCGTATGCAAAGCCATAAACAAGCCACAGCGGATAACAAAAGTCCGGTCTATTTTTCAAATTTAGATAGCGTAAGGGCAATAGCTGCCCTGATGGTAGTGGTATCGCATATCGAATATCATAAAACCGAATACGGGTTACAGCAACTGGCAATAAGCCTGCAAAACTTTGGTAAAATAGGTGTAACTATATTTTTTGCGCTCAGCGGTTTTTTGATCACCTACCTGCTGCTGGTCGAAAAGAAGAAATATCAAACCGTAAGCCTCAAAGATTTTTACATACGCCGCATCCTTCGTATTTGGCCGCTGTATTTTTTGGTGGTTATAATAGGTTTCTTTGTATACCCGGCTAAAGGCTCGTCTACCGCGCTATGGCTAAGCGTGTTTTTTTTACCAAACCTTGCTTTTTGCCTAAAAATGCTTCCCTCCATATTCGACCCGATATGGTCTATCGGCACCGAAGAACAATTTTATATTTTTCATCCCCACATTTTTAAAATAAAGAAGCCCGAGAACATTTTTAACGCGCTTATCATCATAACAGGCATGTTGATAATCATCAATATCGCGGTGCGCAATTTCCCGGTAAACACCCCGTTCACAAGAAATTTAGGGCTTTTTTTATATTATGCCCGGTTTGACAATATGATGATCGGGGCAATTGTAGCAACGCTTTATTACAATACCAAACATCACGCGTTTACATTCAGGTTTCAGAAGCTCTTCGACTGGTTTTTTACCCGCGTTGCACAATGGTTGTCAATTACGGCTTTTATAATATTTATTTACTTTTATTTAAAGCACGAAATACCACAGGGCGATATGGTTATGGCTCTGTTGGCGGCCCTGCTTATTGTAAATTTATGTGAGCCCGCCACAAGTATTTTTAATTTGAAGAGCAGGCCTTTACAGTACATGGGCAAAATATCTTACGGGATATACCTGCTGCACAAATATCCCCTGTTCCTGGTATTCTACCTGGTAAAAAGGTATATGAACGGCACCGGTGTGTTGGTGCAAAATATCGTAATTTATGTTGTAACCTTAGTTGCGGTGGTTGCGCTGGCTACTTTATCATATTATGGTTACGAACGTTATTTCCTTCGTATAAAAGCCCGCTTTCAGAAGGTAGCTTCGCACAGTTGATTTGGTGCGCGAGCTTAAACGAATACAATCAGCACAATTAGCATTTGCCCGGTTTAGCGCACGAATACAATGATAAACAGTTTTAAATAAGTCTTTTTGCAGATGGTACAAAAACCTTCCCTGGGTTTTATAAAGGCGTTGTTATAAAACGCAGGGGAATTTGTTTAATAACTGCATGTGTGTAACTTCGGCGTGTGCCGGTATAGCTAAATCAGCAGGCATTGCTAATCTTCCATCACCTAACAGGAAAAATTAATGAACACATTTTTAAGAAAACTTACTTTAATATTAACAGTAAGCTTAGGGTTACTCACCGCAACTTTGGCGCAAACGGTTAAAGAATGGAAGGTTTATTCGCCAGATCGTTCCCTTCAAATAAACCTTGAATTAAATAACGGCAGTTTGAGCTATTATGTGCAAAATAACGGCGCCGATATCATCCGTCGCTCAAAACTGGGAATTGAAAGCTCTACTGATAAATTTACCGGCGAACTGAGTTTTGTGAACGAACTTACCCGTAAAATTAACGAAATATATACCCTGCCTGCAGGGAAAACCGGGGTATATCGTGCAAACGCTAACCAGGCGAGCATCACCTTTGCAAACGGGCAACAAAACCAGGTAACTATTGATTTGCGCGCGTATAACGATGGTGTGGCCTTCAGGTATCGTTTTCCCGATTCAGCTAAAACCTATACGCTGGTAAAGGAACTTACAGAATTTGCCGTGCCCGAAGCCTCTGCATGGATGCAGCCCTATGGCCACGACCCGGCTTACGAAAATGTATTTAAAAATGGCATACCAGCCGGAACCGCCGCCAAAGATAGCAGCGGCTGGGCTTTTCCCGCCCTTTTTCATACCAAAGATCATTGGTTGTTTATAGCAGAAAGTAACACTACTGCCGATAACGCTGCCATGCACCTGCAGCAAAACTGCGATAACGGCGTGTATAAAATGGCGTTCCCGCTGGCAGGCGAAGGGTTGGGGCAGGGTAGCCCGTACCCGGTTGCAGTAACGCCCTTCGCAACCGCGTGGCGGCTTATTATTGCCGGTAAAAATACCGCCGCTATAGTACAGTCAAACCTGGTTAATAACTTAGCGCAGCCAAATGCTATCGGCAGTGTATCGTGGGTTAAACCCGGCCGATCGTCATGGAGCTGGTGGAGCGACCATGCAAGCAGCCGTAATATAACAACGATGAAACGTTTCATCGACCTGTCGGCTAAAATGAATTGGGAATATTCACTGGTAGATGCTAACTGGAATATACCCACTGAAGGCGGTACAATAGAGGATCTGGTTAAATACGCAAAGCAGAACGATGTAAAACTAACTTTATGGTATAACTCTGGCGGGCCCCATAATAACGTTACCGAACAACCGCGCGATGTGATGTTTAACCCGGATACCCGTAAACTGGAGATGAAAAAACTTCACGATTGGGGAGTTAAAGCCATTAAAGTTGATTTTTTTCAAAGCGATAAACAGGATGTTATGAAGCTGTACCTGGATATTTTAAAGGACGCCGCCCAGCAGCAGATCATGGTGATATTTCATGGAAGTACCATGCCGCGGGGCTGGGCACGAACATACCCCAATCTGCTATCAATGGAGTCGGTACGCGGGGCAGAGAACTATGGATGGGATCCCCGATTTGCGATGGATGCCGCTGAATTAAACACCATATACGTTTATACCCGCAACGTGGCCGGTTCTATG includes:
- a CDS encoding glycoside hydrolase family 97 protein produces the protein MNTFLRKLTLILTVSLGLLTATLAQTVKEWKVYSPDRSLQINLELNNGSLSYYVQNNGADIIRRSKLGIESSTDKFTGELSFVNELTRKINEIYTLPAGKTGVYRANANQASITFANGQQNQVTIDLRAYNDGVAFRYRFPDSAKTYTLVKELTEFAVPEASAWMQPYGHDPAYENVFKNGIPAGTAAKDSSGWAFPALFHTKDHWLFIAESNTTADNAAMHLQQNCDNGVYKMAFPLAGEGLGQGSPYPVAVTPFATAWRLIIAGKNTAAIVQSNLVNNLAQPNAIGSVSWVKPGRSSWSWWSDHASSRNITTMKRFIDLSAKMNWEYSLVDANWNIPTEGGTIEDLVKYAKQNDVKLTLWYNSGGPHNNVTEQPRDVMFNPDTRKLEMKKLHDWGVKAIKVDFFQSDKQDVMKLYLDILKDAAQQQIMVIFHGSTMPRGWARTYPNLLSMESVRGAENYGWDPRFAMDAAELNTIYVYTRNVAGSMDYTPVTFSDYKCCPHTTTNTHELALSVVFESGMMHFADSDSSYLSQDAAVKKFLSDVPSAWDETRLIQGEPGKDAVIARRKGKNWYIAGINGENVSKNYTISLPFLDHKKSYRGTLFTDGSTTRTSFITMW
- a CDS encoding sensor histidine kinase, with product MHDASLKKFAFNNLAESLYPSMIDIIDHITNTGKVSDSTVSKLKLVLVEMLTNSLKHSGGGETIIEVAVTGAQIAIKKIDTGNGLTISSNQNLMVWPLPGKHHGNKVITVYTDASAILNARLTNNCRLQFFIEEVTETGPLDINTLTEHFGLMIITRACDTFTYEFDIDTCTNNFTAIINKM
- a CDS encoding STAS domain-containing protein, coding for MILRTNTQNNALIADIQVKEANLTVSDSFKDEMTKLIDHGNKYIIVNFEQVIYVDSSFLGALVSSLKYAIANKAEIVVAGLNKDVAGLFQLIRLDKAFMIYGSVADAAERKS
- a CDS encoding SpoIIE family protein phosphatase; this translates as MPVLKKILLVDDNPIVLEMMGRALSKEGFYCMKAISANAAMDMLKQERPDIILSDYHMPDMDGFMFRQKLIAMPAYKDIPFMFLTSEVDNDLMLEGINLEAVDYILKDTPLPVVVSKINNFLNSVREEHERTLKELSVAAMALNLHSVPQTLPAVNGFEIDFWHKSFQNYPGGDFIDFITIDERHTFVVLGDVMGKKWGAWYFSFGFLSYIRAAVRICISEGNFSTKSILQKINAVVYHDPVVNDVLSSLSLIMIDTAASAITYSGAGDLPLLYFNHADGSLTQIRSGGMLLGLMPDGDFDEVTLKLTNGDRLFAFTDGIIDFETEKGKKTDYETFTTAVTPFLTQSFASFKQSGFLKEKATAHIDDCSLIYLQKTSS
- a CDS encoding acyltransferase; its protein translation is MQSHKQATADNKSPVYFSNLDSVRAIAALMVVVSHIEYHKTEYGLQQLAISLQNFGKIGVTIFFALSGFLITYLLLVEKKKYQTVSLKDFYIRRILRIWPLYFLVVIIGFFVYPAKGSSTALWLSVFFLPNLAFCLKMLPSIFDPIWSIGTEEQFYIFHPHIFKIKKPENIFNALIIITGMLIIINIAVRNFPVNTPFTRNLGLFLYYARFDNMMIGAIVATLYYNTKHHAFTFRFQKLFDWFFTRVAQWLSITAFIIFIYFYLKHEIPQGDMVMALLAALLIVNLCEPATSIFNLKSRPLQYMGKISYGIYLLHKYPLFLVFYLVKRYMNGTGVLVQNIVIYVVTLVAVVALATLSYYGYERYFLRIKARFQKVASHS